The Chengkuizengella sediminis genome segment TGATCCTGCTGGTATAGCTACTATCATGACTTATGTTGCAGATCATAATCTTAAAACGGTCACAGATGGACGTAATATTACAACTACGATCAATTATGATGAATCTGATCGTGTTGAAGATATTAATCGACCGATTACAATCAATGGTGCTGCTGAAACAAGCACAACTACGTTTGCTTATGATACTGCAAATACAGTAACTACTGTTATTGATGGTGAAGGAAATCGTGTAGATTATACGTATAATGCAAATGGTAATATAGTTCAAATATCAAGAAATCCATTAGATGCTCAGAATAAATCTGTTACTACTTTCTTTTATGATGATAATAACAACTTAACAAAAGTAGTTGATCCTAAAGCAAATCGTGCTGGAACGGGTGAAGCGTATGTATATACCTATGATGCAAATGGAAATATCACTTCCGTTCAGTTGCCTGAGGGTGAAACAGCTGCTTACACTTATGATCAACAGAACAATTTAATTGAAGAAAATAACTTTAATAATAACGTCTCTGAATTTGATTATGACAGTAACAATAACCAATTAGAATCATTTGATCCGTACCAACAGTCTGTCGCACAACGTTATGATGAATCTGGAAATTTAAGCTACATGACTCATCCTATGTCTGCAGCAAACAATTTAGTTCCTAATTCGAATCTTGAAAATGACGAAAATAATGATAATTGGCCAGATCAATGGCAATCACTTATTGAAACTGGAAAAACAGCGACTATCCAATGGGAAAATGAATCCTTTGTTGGAAATAAATCGATCAGTATTTCTGATCCAACAGGATGGACAGTTGTTCAATCAGAAGAAAGCTCATATAATCCAAATGAGAACTATGTGGTTAGCGGGTATATCAAAACAGAAAATATTACTAATGAAGCTAAAATTAAAATTGATTTTTATAACAGCCAGAATGCTTGGTTAGGTCAAACATTCTCCTATGGCCTTAAAGGAACCCATGATTGGACACGTATGCAAGCAGTCATTGATGATGTCCCTGCAAATACAGCCTATATCCGTGCCGGATTAGACTTTGGTCCTGGTACAGGTAAAGCTTATTTTGATGGAATTCAGATAGAAAAAGGAACCATTCTAAGTGCATATAATCTTGTAGAAAATTCAAGTTTTGAAAAAGATACGAATGGTGATCATCTTCCTGATAACTGGGAAACAAGCAATAATTTATCTGTCAATGATGTCCTTGATACAACAGAATCTTTAACAGGGAATACTTCATTTAGGATCACTGGAGAAATTGGAAATGATAAATTTATTAAACAAACGATTTCGGTTTCTGGTGATGCAAATACACCGTTCACTTTATCCGGTTGGTCTAAACAAATCGATATGGATTTATCAGGTTCATTTTACGGAATACAGATTGCCATTCACAATACAGATGGAACCATAGACTGGACAAACGCACACGATTTTGACAAGAAAGAAGAAGGATGGCAGCATATTGCAGCTGAAGTAACACCTTCAAAATCATTTACATCTGTAGATGTGTATTATTACTATTTTGATCAAATCGGAACCGCTTGGTTTGATGCCATGCGATTAGAAATGGGAGCATCACACACAACTTTCTCTTATGATAATCAAGGGAATCAGACAAGTGTAAGTAGTCCTTTAGGAGATTCAACTTCATTCCAATATGATACTGTCGGTAATCAAACAAGTGTCACAAATGGACTAGGAAAGAATATGAATTTTGAATATGATGCTCGTAATTTATTAACTAAAGTGATTGATCCTAACTTCAATGAAACCCTCTATGGTTATGATGAAGTAGGAAATCGTACAACCGTTACAGATGCTAAAAATCAAGGGACCCATTATCAATATAATGAATTTAATCAGGTTTCTAGTATCATTAATCCTTTAAATCAAGTGACTCAGTTCGAATATAACCGTAATGGTGGACAAACAAAACTCACACATCCAAACGGTGACTCTATTTCTTACGATTATAACGCGTTAAATCAACTCAATAAAATTATTTATAATGGTGTAGAAAAATGGAACTTTGCATATGATGCTAACGGTTATGTAACTTCTGAGACAGACGATAAAGGTAATACGACAACTTATAATTACGACAAGAACGGAAGTTTGATTCAAAAAGCTAAAGGATCAACAAACGTCATCGATTATGTTTATGATCAAATGAGAAATAAAACGTCATTCACGGCAAATGTTGGTACAGACCAATTTACAAATCAATTTGAATATAACAAACTTGATCAACTTACTGCAATGAGTCTAAATAATAGCGAAATTGTTGAGTTTGTTTATGATGAAAGAGGAAATATTACTTCTACTATTCGTTCCAATGGTACGTATACTGCCTATGAATATGATGCTAACAATCGGTTAAAATCTTTAAGAAACTATAATGCAAATGGTGAAGTTTTATATCAATATGGTTATACGTATGATGCAAATGGGAATTGGACAGGTGTTTCCACAAATCAAGGGAATATTTCGTATCAATATGATGATTTAAACCGTCTCGTTCAAGAAACATTATTAGATGGAACGAACATTGAATATCAATACGACTCTGTAGGTAACAGAACTAAAAAAATCGTTACAAATGGTTCAGGCGAGTCAACAACCGATTATCTCTATGATGCAGGAAATCAGTTAATTGATGTAAATGGACAATCGTATAGTTATGATCAGAATGGGAACTTAACTAATAACGGTGATCAAATTTATGTATATAATGAAAATAATCGTCTTATCGAAGTAAAAGATGCTGGTGGAACCACAGTTGCTACCTTTGATTATGATAGCGAAGGAAAACGCACAACTATGACCACATCTACTGGAACAGTGAACTTCCATTATGATGGAGATCAGGTCATTTATGAAACAGATGAGAATAATATTATAGTTGCCGAATACACTTGGGATGCACAAGGAAATCCTGTCACCATGACGAAAAATGGTGTAACTTACCATTATCATATCAATGGTCATGGGGATGTAACTTCACTAACAGATAGCAGCGGTAATATTGTTGCATCGTATGAGTACGATGCATGGGGGAACATCCTATCTCAATCTGGTGCACTAGCGTCTGAAAACCCATATCGTTATGCAAGTTATCGTTATGATGAAGGAACTGGATTATATTACTTGATGGCACGTTATTACGATGCTGAAGATTCGCGATTCTTAACCAGAGACACGTTCCAAGGATTTGAAGATAATCCATTAAGTTTAAATCAATATTCATATGTGGAAAACAACCCTATTATGTATGTCGATCCATCTGGACATTTTGCTATTCCTCTAGCTTATGCAGCTGTTTTAGCTTTTTTAGGTGCATGGTTGATTTATTATGCTATTAAGTCACTTAATGCTGTGGGGAAATTAATAGATCAAAGTTTTGCTAGAGTAAAAACAAAACCAAGATATAGATCTAAATATGAGGTACATCATATAGTTGCACAAAAACACTGGAAGGCAGCACCATCAAGAAGCATATTGACTAAAGTCGGTCTTTCAGTTAATAGTTCTCAAAACTTAGTTAGTATTAAAACAGGGATGCATAGAAGAACTCATTACTATTTATATTATGATACAGTTAATCTCATCATGAAGAAAGTCTACAACTATAAGTCCAGTTACAGTACAAACAGAAAAAAAGTAATAGCAGCTTTAGGCACAATTAAAGTATGGTTAAAAGCAAAAAGTGCAACCTCACCTTTTTAAGGGAGTAAACGATGTTTCAAATGGATAAAAAAACAGAACTTTTAACTAAAACTCAAATTTAGATTTAATTTATGCAACTATATTCCTTAAAGCCATCTACTGTTAAGTGAGTAGATGGCTTTTCCTCAATCATATCTCTAGATGTCCTATTAAATCTTAAAAACAAAATTTGTAAGAATGATATATAATATTATTATATAAATTACTTAAATATATTGACATTGATTGTTCATCACTTCTTGCAGGAACAATAGATACTGAAACATAGTATGAGGGAATTTTAAGTGAGAAATGCAAGAGTCGCAACGAAAATTGTGTGATGTCGGTTTTCAAGTAAGGCTAAATTACTATTAAAGAAAGGTGCATAGATTGTATTATGAGACAGTTAATAAAATCATGAATAAAGGCTATAATAACTCCAATAACAATAAAAAACAAAAAAATGACTGAGTTCTAAATGAGATTAAAGTGTAGTTATTAGCAAAAAGTGCAACTTCACCATTTTAAGGAGAATAAATCATGTTTCAAATGAATTTGATAAAAAAATTAAAAACTTCTTATGAATTAAAATTATCTCCAGATAAAAAATTCTTATGTCATAACAATAGTAAAACGATTGTATATGACGTAAATTCATTTAAAGAAGTTATTGTTTTAAACAAACCTTCAGATCCAGGCAGAATAAGATTTTCTCCAAATAGTGAGTATTTATTAATCAAAAAAACAACTGGCGGAATTTGGGTTTATAAGACGGATAACTTTCAGTTAGTGAAGGTCTTAAAATCAAATAAATCTTTTAAGTTCCTTGAAAGAGATTTTACTTTTACTCAAGACAATGAAACGATTCTTGACACTCTGCAAATAAATCAAGAAGAGCAAATTGTAGCTATAAACATCAATTCTGGGGAAAAAATAATACTGACAGAATTAAAATACAAAGACTCTATAATTAGTCACAACCATTACTCCAAAAAAGGTAATTTTCATTTATTTACATTAGATTATGTGAATGAAAAAGGATATAGAGTAAACAAAATGATTAAAGTTAAAGAACCAATTAATAAACAATCCATTGAGGTCATAAGTAATGAAGAAATTTTATACTGGGAATCGATTATCTTTAACTCAGTAGCAAATGCGTATATTCTGGTTATTAATTATGAAATCATCTTAGTTGACTCAAGCTTTAAAAATGTATTGAAGAAAGTAACTATTGTCGATCATGAATGTCAGGAAGCGACAGGATACTTTTATCACATCTATCTTTCGACTAATGGAAAATTCATTGCACTCACTTACAGTAATAGGATATTTATCTTAAGATTTGAGGATTTAGAAACCATATTCATTGAAGATGTTCCTTATGCATGTTTTGCTGAATTTAGTAACGATGATCAATATTTATTTATTGGCACTTGGGAAAACGGCTATGTTTTTGAAAACAATTTATAACATGGCTCAAAGCAAATTTAAAGATGATCATTCAAGTGTTTTTCCAGTTGAAACTAAATAAGAGTACATTAAATGATTATAGGAACACTAATACTCATAGCAGGATTGATAGCTTAGGTTTTAAATATAATTTATTTATTAAAAGATGAACTTCCTGATGATAAAAATGGGTTCAAAGTTCTCAAAATTGCACTGTTCATCATTCTTTTTGAATCCACTTTTACTTACGGTACACTTCTTATCATCATTGCTGGCATTTTAATAATTAAAGGAGTATGGTAAGTCAATTGAATGGTCATTTTGGTTTGTATTTAATTAAAAAACAGCCGTTACAATGGATATGAATCATTTGTAATGGCTGTTCTATTTATGTAATTAAATTAAACTAACTACATTAATGATGTTATTTACTTTTACTTTAATCCTATGTTTACTTTTCTCATATGTAATGGTACCTAGTCCTATTCTGATTTGACTGATAGAACCTAGAGCATAAAACACATCATCTGTTAACGTTTTAAGGTACTCTTTTTGCCCTGACTCATCTAAACTTCCCCAATCGTTTTCTTCCATTTCTAAAAAATCATAAAATTGTGGAATGTTTGCGATCGCTTCGGATAAATCTGAAACAATATCATCGTATTCTCTTGCAAATTTCACACCCATGTTACATCAATCCTTCTTTATGTTCGCTCTAATATTGAGTACTATCTAGTACTTTTGTAATCAGTACCTCCACTCGGCGATTAGCTTCACGCCCTGCCGGGGTATCATTCGTATCAACAGGATGATATTCACTATATCCAATTGCACTAAAGTTTCGCGGATCTAATTTTTCATTCTCTAATAAAATTCGCATATAATTCAAAGCTCTTGTTGAACTAAGCTCCCAATTCGATTCAAATTGTACTGAATGGTGTGGAATATTGTCTGTATGTCCTGCTACTAACACTTCATAGTCTGGATATTTCTCGAGCAACTCTGCAATCGTGACCGCTAGTTTTCTAGATTCAAATTTCACATCCGCACTCCCAGGTTCAAACAAAGTATTATCACTGATCGTTAACTTTAGCAAATATTTATCCATTTCTAATTTTAATTGAGAGGTCAATTCATTGTTATCTATGTATGCCTGCAGCTGATTTTTTAAACTCTCTAAATCATATTTATAATGTGGAGTGAAATTCGTTTCATCAATCGAAGTTAAATCTCCGTTATCAAAATTATCAGCTGATTTTACCTTAGTATCTCCTTCTAGTATACTCGTGCCCCCATCTAAATAGGCATTTAAAGAGCTTGCAACCCTTTTGAGCTTTTCAGCATCAATTTCACTTGAGCTAAAAAGCACAATAAATAAAGCAAGTAACAAAACTAGTAAATCTGCATATGGGATGAGCCAGGATTCATCGATTTTAGTGTGATTATCTAACTTCCGCGTACGTTTCACCGGCTACACTCTCCTTACTTCCTTTCCCATCCTGATCACGTTCATTTTGAGGAAGAAAAACGGATAACTTATGTTGAATCGCAGCACTTGAAATACCTGATTGAATAGAAAGTAAACCTTCAACCATCATAAGTTTCAACTCAATTTCCCTTTGAGATAAACGTCTTAACTTATTGGCAAATGGATGCCATAACACATACCCCGTGAAAATACCTAATAAAGTTGCGATAAATGCAGCGGCAATAGAACGGCCTAATATATCTACATCATTTAAAGTACTCAAAGCTGCAATTAAACCAACAACAGCCCCTAGCACACCTAAAGTAGGTGCATAAGTGCCCGCTTGTGTAAAGATTTGCGCTCCAGCCTCATGTCTGTTTTCAGTTGCAGATATATCTTCCATTAATACCTCT includes the following:
- the motA gene encoding flagellar motor stator protein MotA yields the protein MNKSTMIGLLIGLLSLGFGMVLKGASLLSLFNSAAILIIIGGTIASVMIGFPMYELKKIPQLFRILFTEQKLLTQQETIAVFKDWAMITRREGLLVLENKMNDIEEPFLKNGMRMIIDGNDPDFVREVLMEDISATENRHEAGAQIFTQAGTYAPTLGVLGAVVGLIAALSTLNDVDILGRSIAAAFIATLLGIFTGYVLWHPFANKLRRLSQREIELKLMMVEGLLSIQSGISSAAIQHKLSVFLPQNERDQDGKGSKESVAGETYAEVR
- a CDS encoding DNRLRE domain-containing protein, whose translation is MRKASFKQFYKYTALFLSIILVFNMIGVSVANAQSKLNTEAEKQQKSEVANIGEIPNKLPKEKLELTNKRTKYSSRYLNPDGSFTEEIFLEPQFYQDPSDKKWKKIDNKLKAKDKDKKKYENTANDVKTTFANESGNNELVSVEKKGKSISLIPVNAKKAKGKLKDNEITYEGIYDNVDIRYQLNGNAVKEDIILHNTPVENTFTFELKLKGLKAETNENGMILFTDNKGVEQFYLEKPYMTDANGKYSDDVTLTLREEKGKTYVDVIADSAFLEDPETQYPVTIDPTINDWNVIRDLFIASNFPDSVYPSETFLTTGYHGYFGATRSLVEFVLPALPSDSSIQNASFFAYQVKNDSSTATIDLERITSDWDSSNTTWNSQPSLGGVEEFTASTNTVNEYWEWEITQLTKDWYNGVQENFGFMLIQWGEEVQSPYRTFNSVNSGNMTPRISINYTVDPIGYEDFWSTTEDGVNPANGNLVLPAIDVSIPGQGLNVDVTRTYNSRKSWHKGMFGYGWWSNTEALIVDSGEGPITLIDGDNTRHIFGQQIGGGYITPGGLYVDLEKNQDGTYTITNADGTKTSFNTNGKISSIVDPNGNTISYVYDAADKLTSIQDNAGRVTTYAYHTNGLVSSITDPANRITTYEYDAADNLIEVIDPAGIATIMTYVADHNLKTVTDGRNITTTINYDESDRVEDINRPITINGAAETSTTTFAYDTANTVTTVIDGEGNRVDYTYNANGNIVQISRNPLDAQNKSVTTFFYDDNNNLTKVVDPKANRAGTGEAYVYTYDANGNITSVQLPEGETAAYTYDQQNNLIEENNFNNNVSEFDYDSNNNQLESFDPYQQSVAQRYDESGNLSYMTHPMSAANNLVPNSNLENDENNDNWPDQWQSLIETGKTATIQWENESFVGNKSISISDPTGWTVVQSEESSYNPNENYVVSGYIKTENITNEAKIKIDFYNSQNAWLGQTFSYGLKGTHDWTRMQAVIDDVPANTAYIRAGLDFGPGTGKAYFDGIQIEKGTILSAYNLVENSSFEKDTNGDHLPDNWETSNNLSVNDVLDTTESLTGNTSFRITGEIGNDKFIKQTISVSGDANTPFTLSGWSKQIDMDLSGSFYGIQIAIHNTDGTIDWTNAHDFDKKEEGWQHIAAEVTPSKSFTSVDVYYYYFDQIGTAWFDAMRLEMGASHTTFSYDNQGNQTSVSSPLGDSTSFQYDTVGNQTSVTNGLGKNMNFEYDARNLLTKVIDPNFNETLYGYDEVGNRTTVTDAKNQGTHYQYNEFNQVSSIINPLNQVTQFEYNRNGGQTKLTHPNGDSISYDYNALNQLNKIIYNGVEKWNFAYDANGYVTSETDDKGNTTTYNYDKNGSLIQKAKGSTNVIDYVYDQMRNKTSFTANVGTDQFTNQFEYNKLDQLTAMSLNNSEIVEFVYDERGNITSTIRSNGTYTAYEYDANNRLKSLRNYNANGEVLYQYGYTYDANGNWTGVSTNQGNISYQYDDLNRLVQETLLDGTNIEYQYDSVGNRTKKIVTNGSGESTTDYLYDAGNQLIDVNGQSYSYDQNGNLTNNGDQIYVYNENNRLIEVKDAGGTTVATFDYDSEGKRTTMTTSTGTVNFHYDGDQVIYETDENNIIVAEYTWDAQGNPVTMTKNGVTYHYHINGHGDVTSLTDSSGNIVASYEYDAWGNILSQSGALASENPYRYASYRYDEGTGLYYLMARYYDAEDSRFLTRDTFQGFEDNPLSLNQYSYVENNPIMYVDPSGHFAIPLAYAAVLAFLGAWLIYYAIKSLNAVGKLIDQSFARVKTKPRYRSKYEVHHIVAQKHWKAAPSRSILTKVGLSVNSSQNLVSIKTGMHRRTHYYLYYDTVNLIMKKVYNYKSSYSTNRKKVIAALGTIKVWLKAKSATSPF
- a CDS encoding flagellar motor protein MotB, coding for MKRTRKLDNHTKIDESWLIPYADLLVLLLALFIVLFSSSEIDAEKLKRVASSLNAYLDGGTSILEGDTKVKSADNFDNGDLTSIDETNFTPHYKYDLESLKNQLQAYIDNNELTSQLKLEMDKYLLKLTISDNTLFEPGSADVKFESRKLAVTIAELLEKYPDYEVLVAGHTDNIPHHSVQFESNWELSSTRALNYMRILLENEKLDPRNFSAIGYSEYHPVDTNDTPAGREANRRVEVLITKVLDSTQY